From a region of the Capricornis sumatraensis isolate serow.1 chromosome 22, serow.2, whole genome shotgun sequence genome:
- the NKAPL gene encoding NKAP-like protein has protein sequence MAPVSQSSYPEDTPGSGRQRCSSSESPPSAQARHSPWVSRTHSRDRECLRPSWSGSGVGASYPFIRPESRKRPPGLRSYDFSSSSFSCGGYRYHQHHYVGDRQWVEDCEKEKEESYRQRRLKERERIGELGAPEVWGLSPKFPEPDSDEHTPVEDEEVKTKKSSSSDTSSEEKRKKASRSKNKKKRKKKSKRKHRTYSDNSDRDSDSDTNSSSNDKKRAKKVKKKKKRRAKKPKKKKTKKTKKESGGSSYEDSEEELPEDIWIEQSKIADNMDLIGPEAPIIHTSQDEKPLNYGHALLPGEGAAMAEYVKAGKRIPRRGEIGLTSEEIASFECAGYVMSGSRHRRMEAVRLRKENQIYSADEKRALASFNQEERRKRENKILTSFREMVYRKTKGKDDK, from the coding sequence ATGGCGCCAGTGTCCCAGTCCAGCTATCCAGAGGACACCCCGGGCTCTGGGAGACAGCGATGCAGCTCTTCCGAGAGCCCGCCATCCGCGCAGGCCAGACACTCCCCTTGGGTCAGCCGTACTCACTCCCGCGACCGCGAATGCCTCAGGCCTTCGTGGAGTGGGTCGGGTGTTGGAGCTTCTTACCCCTTTATCCGCCCTGAGTCTCGAAAGCGGCCCCCCGGGCTCCGCAGCTATGACTTCtcatcctcttctttctcctgtgGAGGGTACCGTTACCATCAACACCACTATGTGGGCGACAGGCAGTGGGTGGAGGACtgtgagaaagagaaggaggagagcTATCGCCAGAGGCggctgaaagagagagaaaggattgGGGAGTTGGGAGCTCCTGAGGTATGGGGGCTGTCTCCAAAGTTTCCTGAGCCAGATTCTGATGAACACACCCCGGTTGAGGATGAAGAGGTAAAGACCAAGAAGAGCAGCAGTTCAGATACCAGCTccgaagaaaaaaggaaaaaggccagtcgttcaaaaaataaaaagaaaagaaagaaaaagtccaaaagaaaacataggaCATATTCTGATAATAGTGACAGGGATTCGGACTCCGACACTAATTCCAGCTCTAATGATAAAAAGAGAGCAAAAAaagtcaagaagaaaaagaaacgcagAGCTAAaaagcccaagaaaaagaagactaAGAAGACTAAAAAAGAATCCGGTGGCTCAAGCTATGAGGATTCAGAAGAGGAGTTGCCAGAAGACATCTGGATTGAGCAGTCAAAGATTGCAGATAACATGGATCTAATAGGTCCAGAGGCACCTATTATACACACCTCTCAAGATGAGAAGCCTTTGAACTATGGTCATGCTTTGCTTCCAGGTGAAGGTGCCGCTATGGCTGAGTATGTAAAAGCCGGAAAGCGTATCCCACGAAGAGGTGAAATTGGGTTGACAAGTGAAGAGATTGCTTCCTTTGAATGCGCAGGTTATGTTATGAGTGGTAGCAGGCATCGCAGAATGGAGGCTGTGCGCCTGCGTAAAGAGAATCAGATCTATAGTGCTGATGAGAAGAGAGCCCTTGCATCCTTTAACCAAGAAGAGAGACggaagagagagaataaaatcCTAACTAGTTTCCGAGAGATGGTGTATcgaaaaacaaaagggaaagatGATAAATAA